One window of Mesorhizobium loti R88b genomic DNA carries:
- a CDS encoding tRNA1(Val) (adenine(37)-N6)-methyltransferase, protein MAETSAALIPDTPAHTVDAFHRGRFWLVQPKHGGHRAGMDAMMLAASVPSSFGRRLADFGAGAGAAGLAVLSRCSAAQAVLVERAPEMAAFAAATLAHPGNAHLSNRACVLVADVTLSGQARATAGLADNDFDFVIMNPPFNAARDRATPDRLRKEAHVMEDGLFESWIRSAAAVTRPRGGLAVIARPEQLSAILDAMSGRFGDAEMLAVHPRPDAAAIRIIVRAALGARGKLAIRPPLMLHAQSGNRPDERSEMITNGLASLFGD, encoded by the coding sequence ATGGCTGAAACGAGCGCCGCCCTTATTCCCGATACGCCGGCCCACACGGTCGATGCCTTCCATCGTGGCCGGTTCTGGCTCGTGCAGCCCAAGCATGGCGGTCATCGCGCCGGCATGGATGCGATGATGCTGGCGGCGTCCGTGCCATCCTCGTTTGGTAGGCGCCTCGCCGATTTTGGCGCTGGCGCCGGTGCTGCCGGCCTCGCTGTGCTGTCGCGCTGCTCGGCTGCCCAGGCAGTGCTTGTCGAACGCGCACCGGAAATGGCGGCCTTCGCGGCGGCTACCCTTGCCCATCCCGGCAATGCCCATCTCAGTAATCGCGCGTGCGTGCTTGTCGCCGATGTCACACTATCCGGCCAGGCGCGCGCTACGGCCGGCCTCGCCGACAATGATTTCGACTTCGTCATCATGAATCCGCCTTTCAATGCCGCCCGCGACCGCGCCACGCCAGACCGCCTGCGAAAGGAAGCGCATGTCATGGAGGACGGGCTGTTCGAGAGCTGGATCCGCAGCGCGGCGGCCGTGACCAGGCCGCGCGGCGGACTGGCCGTCATCGCACGGCCCGAACAGCTAAGCGCCATTCTCGACGCGATGTCAGGCCGGTTCGGCGATGCCGAGATGCTCGCCGTCCACCCTCGCCCCGACGCGGCGGCGATCCGCATTATTGTGCGGGCAGCACTCGGCGCGCGCGGAAAACTTGCCATCCGACCGCCGCTGATGCTTCACGCGCAATCGGGCAACAGACCCGATGAGCGCAGCGAAATGATCACCAACGGTCTCGCCTCACTGTTTGGAGATTGA
- a CDS encoding S49 family peptidase, whose translation MKRLFNRLLPKSWRSTVVTIPVIRLHGTIMSGGQFRQNLSLASTAGLIEKAFSFDAPAVAVSINSPGGSPVQSRLIFKRIRDLAVEKNKRVLVFVEDVAASGGYMIAVAGDEIFADPSSIVGSIGVVSASFGFPEMMKKIGVERRVHTAGQNKAVLDPFKPEKKEDVERLKALQLEVHETFIDLVKERRGTKLKDDPDLFTGLFWTGKRGLELGLVDALGDMRTVLKTRFGAKTQLRLVSAPRGFLSRFGLFGSHFSAPDIAAAAVGGVIDAAEERALWSRFGL comes from the coding sequence GTGAAACGTCTTTTCAACCGCTTGCTGCCGAAATCCTGGCGCTCCACCGTCGTCACCATTCCGGTCATCCGGCTGCATGGCACCATCATGTCGGGCGGCCAGTTCCGGCAGAACCTGTCGCTGGCTTCCACCGCCGGCCTCATCGAAAAGGCCTTTTCCTTCGACGCGCCGGCGGTCGCCGTCTCGATCAATTCGCCCGGCGGCTCGCCGGTGCAGTCGCGGCTGATCTTCAAGCGCATCCGCGACCTGGCGGTTGAAAAAAACAAGAGGGTGCTGGTCTTCGTCGAGGATGTCGCGGCCTCCGGCGGTTACATGATCGCGGTCGCCGGCGACGAGATTTTTGCTGATCCCTCCTCCATCGTCGGCTCGATCGGCGTGGTCTCGGCCTCGTTCGGTTTCCCGGAAATGATGAAGAAGATCGGCGTCGAGCGTCGCGTACATACCGCCGGTCAGAACAAGGCGGTGCTCGATCCGTTCAAGCCCGAGAAGAAGGAAGACGTCGAGCGGCTGAAGGCGTTGCAGCTCGAGGTCCACGAAACCTTCATCGATCTGGTCAAGGAGCGGCGCGGCACGAAGCTGAAGGACGATCCGGACCTGTTCACCGGCCTGTTCTGGACTGGCAAGAGAGGCCTGGAGCTCGGCCTCGTCGATGCGCTCGGTGACATGCGCACCGTGCTGAAGACCCGGTTCGGGGCAAAGACCCAGCTCAGGCTGGTCTCGGCGCCGCGCGGTTTCCTCAGCCGCTTCGGCCTGTTCGGCTCGCATTTTTCGGCGCCCGATATCGCCGCGGCTGCCGTAGGCGGTGTCATCGATGCGGCGGAAGAGCGCGCATTGTGGTCGCGCTTCGGGCTTTGA
- a CDS encoding membrane protein: MPQIIFFTVVGVAAYFGYRTFVREAERVTAKVRRTEKQAANGAMGTLVKDPKTGEYRLAKD, encoded by the coding sequence ATGCCGCAGATCATTTTCTTCACCGTCGTTGGCGTCGCCGCCTATTTCGGCTACCGCACGTTCGTGCGCGAAGCCGAACGCGTGACGGCCAAGGTGCGGCGCACCGAAAAGCAGGCGGCCAACGGCGCGATGGGAACGCTGGTCAAGGATCCGAAGACCGGCGAATACCGGCTGGCCAAGGACTAA
- a CDS encoding 4-(cytidine 5'-diphospho)-2-C-methyl-D-erythritol kinase, producing MDTEIGSRTWPAPAKINLALHVTGRRPDGYHLIESLAVFTRFGDRVEIALAGSDDFTVSGRYAPAVPLDANNLVLKARDALRRAAGAERTPPVSIKLEKNLPVASGVGGGSSDAAAVLRGLVETWDLEIDGAELARVGLSLGADVPMCLAAKPLVARGIGDELSMVPDFSALGLVLVNPGTPVPTADVFAALSRRDNEPLPPLPRSIDFHSLRNWLEITRNDLEPAALAMQPAIGRALSWLDKAGSGFSRMSGSGATCFGLFETGNVAKRAAAEIRNRQPDWFVAATRSMTSEAE from the coding sequence GTGGACACCGAGATCGGTTCGCGTACTTGGCCTGCGCCTGCCAAGATCAATCTGGCGCTGCACGTCACCGGCAGACGTCCTGACGGCTATCACCTGATCGAAAGCCTGGCGGTGTTCACGCGCTTTGGCGACCGGGTCGAGATCGCGCTAGCCGGCAGCGACGATTTCACCGTGTCGGGGCGCTACGCGCCGGCGGTTCCCCTGGACGCCAACAATCTGGTGCTAAAGGCGCGCGATGCGCTGCGACGAGCGGCCGGGGCCGAAAGAACCCCTCCGGTCTCTATAAAGCTCGAAAAGAACCTGCCGGTTGCCTCCGGAGTCGGCGGCGGGTCGAGCGACGCGGCGGCCGTGCTGCGCGGGCTGGTAGAAACATGGGATCTGGAAATCGATGGAGCCGAGCTGGCGCGGGTCGGCCTCTCGCTTGGCGCCGATGTGCCGATGTGCCTGGCGGCGAAGCCGCTGGTGGCGCGCGGCATTGGTGACGAACTGTCGATGGTCCCTGACTTTTCGGCACTGGGACTGGTGCTGGTCAACCCGGGCACACCGGTCCCGACGGCCGATGTCTTCGCGGCACTTTCCCGTCGCGACAATGAACCCTTGCCGCCGCTGCCGCGCAGCATCGATTTTCACAGCCTGCGCAACTGGCTGGAGATCACCCGCAACGATCTCGAGCCGGCGGCCCTTGCGATGCAGCCCGCCATAGGCAGGGCGCTTTCGTGGCTTGATAAGGCTGGATCGGGGTTCTCACGCATGTCGGGATCGGGCGCGACATGCTTCGGCCTGTTCGAGACCGGCAATGTCGCCAAGCGCGCGGCCGCCGAGATTCGCAACCGCCAGCCCGACTGGTTCGTCGCGGCGACGCGCAGCATGACATCAGAGGCCGAGTGA
- the moaB gene encoding molybdenum cofactor biosynthesis protein B: MAKIDESRSFVPVRIAVLTVSDTRSLADDKSGQTLADRITEAGHILAARDIVTDDRDKIRDTVLAWSRDKNIDVVITTGGTGFTGRDVTPEALEPIFEKRMDGFSEVFHRISYDKIGTSTIQSRATGGVVNATFVFVLPGSPGACKDAWDGILKAQLDYRHMPCNFVEIMPRLDEHLRRGK, translated from the coding sequence ATGGCCAAGATAGACGAAAGCCGGTCCTTCGTCCCCGTGCGCATCGCGGTGCTGACGGTATCGGACACACGCAGCCTCGCCGACGACAAATCCGGCCAGACGCTGGCCGACCGCATCACCGAAGCCGGCCACATCCTGGCCGCCCGCGATATCGTCACCGACGACCGCGACAAAATCCGCGACACGGTGCTAGCGTGGTCGCGGGACAAAAACATCGACGTCGTCATCACCACCGGCGGCACCGGCTTTACCGGCCGCGACGTGACGCCGGAGGCGCTGGAGCCGATCTTCGAAAAGCGCATGGACGGCTTTTCGGAAGTGTTCCACCGCATCTCCTACGACAAGATCGGCACCTCGACGATCCAGAGCCGGGCGACCGGTGGCGTCGTCAACGCCACCTTCGTCTTCGTGCTGCCGGGTTCGCCCGGCGCCTGCAAGGACGCCTGGGACGGCATCCTCAAGGCGCAGCTCGATTACCGCCACATGCCGTGCAACTTCGTCGAGATCATGCCGCGCCTGGACGAGCATCTGCGGCGGGGCAAATAG
- a CDS encoding glycosyltransferase produces MLSVLIETRNDEEGLARTLGSLIGGAVEGVVREVVICDTGSTDQTHRVAEHAGCHYVASGGIAAGIRQAKGDWLLLLEPGARLVEGWIEAVASHTARQTMAARFSRARGSRTSFLARVFSGNRALADGLVISKRQAASLSKSAGSAEALARGLATKKLDAEIWVAPPKQQRRAPK; encoded by the coding sequence ATGCTCAGTGTTCTCATCGAAACACGCAACGACGAAGAGGGTCTCGCCCGCACGCTCGGCTCGCTGATTGGTGGCGCGGTCGAGGGCGTGGTGCGCGAGGTCGTCATCTGTGACACCGGCTCCACCGACCAGACGCACCGTGTCGCCGAGCATGCCGGCTGCCACTATGTGGCGAGCGGCGGCATCGCCGCCGGCATCAGGCAGGCCAAGGGTGACTGGCTGTTGCTGCTGGAGCCGGGCGCGCGGCTTGTGGAAGGCTGGATCGAAGCGGTGGCCTCTCACACGGCCAGGCAAACCATGGCGGCGCGATTCTCTCGCGCACGCGGCAGCCGCACGTCATTCCTGGCGAGGGTCTTTTCGGGAAACCGCGCGCTCGCCGATGGCCTGGTGATCAGCAAGCGCCAGGCTGCGTCCCTGTCGAAAAGTGCCGGCAGCGCCGAGGCTTTGGCGCGCGGCCTGGCGACGAAGAAGCTCGATGCCGAGATCTGGGTGGCGCCACCGAAGCAGCAGCGCCGCGCTCCGAAATGA
- a CDS encoding PA0069 family radical SAM protein: protein MEQIVRADIAAFGAGRADMANAMIEQSGVRVRPDRNRGRSAGINPSGRFEPVSRHVFDDGWNSLEELPPFKTEVQVEKPRTIITRNESPDISFDRSINPYRGCEHGCVYCFARPTHSFMGLSPGLDFESKLFAKPDAARLLDKELSKDGYQPRTIAIGTNTDPYQPIEKQYRIMREILEVLEARGHPVGIVTKSALVTRDIDILSRMAERGLAKVALSVTTMDRMLARTMEPRASTPTKRLEAIRQLSDAGIPASVMVAPIIPGLTDQEMERILDSARAAGAREAGYVVLRLPLEVSPIFKDWLLRHYPDRYRHVMSLIRSMRDGKDYDSEWGKRMKGAGPYAWQIGRRFEITAKRLGLNAERRTLRTDQFVAAGKDQEQLMLL, encoded by the coding sequence ATGGAACAGATCGTGCGCGCAGACATTGCAGCTTTCGGAGCAGGACGCGCCGATATGGCCAATGCGATGATTGAGCAGAGTGGCGTGCGTGTCCGTCCGGATCGCAATCGCGGCCGGTCGGCGGGCATCAATCCGTCGGGGCGGTTCGAGCCGGTCAGCCGACATGTCTTCGATGACGGCTGGAATTCTCTGGAGGAACTGCCGCCGTTCAAGACCGAGGTGCAGGTGGAAAAGCCGCGCACCATCATCACCCGCAATGAATCGCCAGACATCTCCTTCGACCGGTCGATCAACCCCTATCGCGGTTGCGAGCATGGCTGCGTCTATTGCTTTGCCCGGCCGACGCATTCGTTCATGGGCCTGTCGCCGGGCCTGGATTTTGAATCCAAGCTGTTCGCCAAACCGGATGCGGCGCGGCTGCTTGACAAGGAACTGTCGAAGGACGGCTACCAGCCGCGCACCATCGCCATCGGCACCAACACCGATCCCTACCAGCCGATCGAGAAGCAGTACCGGATCATGCGCGAGATCCTCGAAGTGCTGGAAGCGCGTGGCCATCCGGTCGGCATCGTCACCAAATCCGCGCTGGTGACGCGCGACATCGACATCCTGTCGCGCATGGCCGAACGGGGGCTGGCCAAGGTGGCGCTGTCGGTGACGACAATGGACCGCATGCTGGCGCGCACCATGGAACCACGCGCGTCGACGCCAACCAAGCGGCTGGAGGCGATCCGGCAGCTTTCGGATGCCGGCATTCCGGCTTCGGTCATGGTGGCGCCGATCATCCCAGGCCTCACCGACCAGGAGATGGAACGAATCCTCGATTCGGCACGCGCCGCCGGCGCGCGCGAAGCGGGCTATGTCGTTCTGCGCCTGCCGCTGGAGGTCAGCCCGATCTTCAAGGACTGGCTGCTGCGCCACTATCCCGATCGCTACCGTCACGTGATGTCGCTGATCCGTTCGATGCGCGACGGCAAGGACTACGATTCGGAATGGGGCAAGCGCATGAAGGGCGCCGGTCCTTACGCCTGGCAGATCGGCCGGCGCTTCGAGATCACCGCCAAGCGGCTCGGCCTCAATGCCGAGCGGCGCACGCTGCGTACCGACCAGTTCGTCGCCGCTGGAAAAGACCAGGAACAGCTGATGCTGCTCTGA
- a CDS encoding ribonuclease HII: MARARSDSPLLFEIVEKPDFSFETKAMAEGLWPVAGMDEAGRGPLAGPVVAAAVVLDPANIPEGLDDSKRLSHLQREALFLRILGSAQAVSMASISAEGIDGSNILKASLEAMRRAVVGLSVRPKLALADGRDVPPGLPCDGRALIKGDQRSQSIAAASIVAKVMRDRMMCGCGNHHGRYGFEVHMGYATVRHRTAIEAHGPVARLHRVSFAPFRLGGAEVIEEEGLAGLD; the protein is encoded by the coding sequence ATGGCTCGTGCGCGTTCCGATTCTCCGCTTCTCTTCGAAATCGTCGAGAAACCCGATTTCTCCTTCGAGACGAAGGCGATGGCCGAGGGTTTGTGGCCTGTGGCCGGCATGGACGAGGCCGGCCGCGGTCCTCTGGCCGGGCCGGTGGTCGCAGCCGCCGTGGTGCTCGATCCCGCCAACATTCCCGAAGGCCTCGACGATTCCAAACGGCTCAGCCATTTGCAGCGCGAAGCGCTGTTCCTGCGCATTCTTGGCTCGGCGCAGGCGGTTTCCATGGCTTCGATCAGCGCCGAGGGTATCGACGGCAGCAACATCCTCAAGGCGAGCCTTGAGGCGATGCGCCGTGCGGTGGTCGGACTGTCGGTTCGGCCCAAGCTCGCGCTCGCCGACGGACGCGATGTACCACCAGGGCTGCCATGCGACGGCCGCGCGCTGATCAAGGGCGACCAGCGCTCACAGTCGATCGCCGCCGCTTCGATCGTTGCCAAGGTGATGCGCGACCGCATGATGTGCGGCTGCGGCAACCATCACGGCCGCTACGGCTTCGAGGTCCATATGGGCTATGCGACGGTCCGGCATCGCACGGCGATCGAGGCGCATGGCCCAGTCGCGCGGCTGCACCGGGTTTCATTCGCGCCGTTCCGGCTGGGCGGGGCGGAGGTGATTGAGGAAGAGGGCTTGGCCGGGCTGGATTGA
- a CDS encoding F0F1 ATP synthase subunit B: protein MNATSLATLWVFIALLLFVGILIWAGVPKKLAGTLDGRADRIRKELDEARRLREEAQQLLGLYQKKRNEAEQEAAGIVAAAKREAELFAADAHQKTEDYVARRTALAEQKIGQAERDAIAEVRASAADIAVEAARALLAAKIDAKAGADLFKASLADVKAKLN from the coding sequence ATGAACGCTACCAGTTTAGCAACGCTGTGGGTCTTCATTGCGCTTCTCTTGTTCGTCGGCATCCTCATCTGGGCCGGCGTACCGAAAAAGCTGGCGGGAACCCTGGATGGTCGCGCCGACCGGATACGCAAGGAGCTTGATGAAGCACGCCGGTTGCGTGAAGAGGCCCAGCAACTGCTCGGCCTCTATCAGAAGAAGCGGAACGAAGCCGAGCAAGAGGCTGCCGGCATCGTCGCTGCGGCCAAGCGCGAGGCCGAGCTTTTTGCCGCCGACGCGCACCAGAAAACCGAAGACTATGTCGCCCGGCGCACCGCGTTGGCCGAACAGAAGATCGGTCAGGCCGAGCGTGATGCGATTGCCGAAGTGCGTGCCAGCGCCGCTGACATCGCCGTCGAGGCCGCCCGCGCATTGCTGGCCGCCAAGATCGATGCCAAGGCCGGAGCCGACCTGTTCAAGGCTTCGCTCGCGGACGTGAAGGCCAAGCTGAACTAG
- a CDS encoding F0F1 ATP synthase subunit B — MASTTEATQPAGGEATATTEVAHGEGHGAFPPFDSSTFPSQILWLAIAFGLLYLLMSRIALPRVASVLDARSDRLTSDIGEANRLKGESDAVAAAYEQALAEARNNASGIAQKARDAAKAEADAKRAEAEASGAAKLADAEAAIVAAKAKAMSGVGAIAADTADAIVKSFAVATATKSEIEQAVKAALAK, encoded by the coding sequence ATGGCGAGCACGACTGAAGCAACTCAACCCGCCGGCGGCGAGGCGACTGCAACAACGGAAGTTGCGCATGGCGAAGGCCATGGCGCTTTTCCGCCGTTCGACAGTTCGACCTTTCCATCGCAGATCCTGTGGCTCGCAATTGCTTTCGGGCTGCTTTACCTGTTGATGTCGCGTATCGCGTTGCCGCGCGTGGCGTCTGTTCTCGACGCGCGCAGCGACCGGCTGACATCCGATATCGGCGAAGCCAATCGTCTCAAGGGCGAGAGCGATGCAGTCGCGGCCGCTTACGAGCAGGCCTTGGCCGAGGCGCGCAACAATGCCTCCGGGATTGCCCAGAAGGCACGCGACGCTGCAAAGGCCGAGGCGGATGCGAAGCGGGCGGAGGCGGAAGCTTCCGGCGCGGCCAAGCTGGCGGATGCCGAGGCAGCCATCGTTGCGGCCAAGGCAAAGGCGATGTCCGGGGTTGGAGCGATTGCTGCCGATACGGCCGACGCGATCGTCAAGTCTTTCGCCGTCGCAACCGCTACGAAATCCGAGATCGAGCAGGCCGTAAAGGCCGCGCTGGCAAAGTGA
- a CDS encoding F0F1 ATP synthase subunit C, which translates to MDAEAAKMIGAGIACIGMGGAGIGVGTIFGNFLSGALRNPSAAQGQFTNALIGAALAEGLGIFSLVVALLLLFVK; encoded by the coding sequence ATGGACGCTGAAGCTGCAAAGATGATTGGCGCGGGCATTGCCTGCATTGGTATGGGCGGCGCTGGTATCGGTGTCGGCACGATTTTCGGTAACTTCCTTTCGGGCGCTCTCCGCAACCCGTCTGCCGCACAGGGCCAGTTCACCAACGCGCTGATCGGCGCGGCGCTTGCCGAAGGTCTGGGCATCTTCTCGCTCGTCGTCGCCCTGCTCCTGCTGTTCGTTAAGTGA
- a CDS encoding F0F1 ATP synthase subunit A, whose amino-acid sequence MAGTADRVDPIHQFHIVDLFQIGQIGGMKFAFTNSALFMLIAVALSFLLLYAGSAPRALVPGRFQSVAEEFYSFVHNLVRQVLGEEGKAFFPFIFCLFAFVLFTNFLGLIPYFFTVTSQLVITGTLALFIILMVLVVGLAKHGLKFFGLFVPHGVPIFLLPFISLIEIISFLARPVSLSLRLFGNMLAGHIVLKVFAGFIVSLAGLGFGGWIGAIGPLFMTVAITALEFLVAALQAFVFAVLACVYLKDALHPHH is encoded by the coding sequence GTGGCTGGCACCGCAGATCGGGTCGATCCAATCCACCAGTTTCATATCGTCGATCTGTTCCAGATCGGCCAGATCGGCGGGATGAAGTTCGCCTTTACCAATTCGGCGCTGTTCATGTTGATTGCGGTGGCTCTGTCTTTCCTGCTCCTCTACGCAGGCTCAGCCCCCCGCGCACTGGTTCCGGGCAGGTTCCAGTCGGTCGCCGAGGAGTTCTACTCCTTTGTGCATAATCTCGTGCGACAGGTTCTGGGTGAAGAAGGCAAGGCCTTCTTTCCCTTCATCTTCTGCCTGTTCGCCTTCGTGCTCTTCACCAATTTTCTCGGCCTAATCCCCTATTTCTTTACCGTCACTAGCCAGCTGGTCATCACTGGCACGCTTGCCCTTTTCATCATTCTGATGGTGCTTGTGGTTGGCCTGGCAAAGCACGGTCTGAAGTTCTTTGGGCTTTTTGTGCCGCACGGCGTGCCGATTTTCCTTCTGCCGTTCATCTCGCTCATCGAAATCATCTCTTTCCTCGCCCGCCCGGTCAGCCTCTCGCTTCGACTGTTCGGCAACATGCTTGCCGGACACATCGTGCTCAAGGTTTTCGCCGGCTTCATTGTCAGCCTAGCGGGCCTGGGATTTGGTGGTTGGATCGGCGCCATCGGACCACTTTTCATGACGGTGGCAATCACCGCTCTCGAATTCCTCGTGGCTGCCCTGCAGGCCTTCGTGTTCGCGGTGCTGGCCTGTGTCTACCTCAAGGACGCACTTCATCCACATCACTAA
- a CDS encoding AtpZ/AtpI family protein has protein sequence MADKNGPDGTGETGRGKQHETGIRDDDLERRRRQLEASLATRRPDDKMEESANTGNVAMAFRFASEFVAGVLVGGLIGWGIDWLLGSSPIFLIVFLLGGFGAALTNMVRVAKAAQTKVPLGKDLPTGGIDDEDS, from the coding sequence ATGGCCGACAAGAATGGGCCAGACGGAACCGGAGAAACCGGCCGCGGCAAGCAGCATGAAACCGGCATCCGCGACGACGACCTTGAGCGCCGCCGGCGTCAACTTGAAGCATCGCTTGCGACAAGGCGTCCGGACGACAAAATGGAAGAGTCGGCCAACACGGGCAACGTTGCCATGGCCTTCCGGTTTGCCAGTGAATTCGTCGCTGGAGTTCTGGTTGGCGGGTTGATCGGCTGGGGAATAGACTGGTTATTGGGGTCGTCACCGATCTTTTTGATCGTGTTCTTGCTCGGTGGTTTTGGCGCGGCCTTGACAAATATGGTTCGTGTCGCCAAGGCAGCACAGACCAAAGTGCCATTGGGCAAGGATTTGCCTACCGGTGGCATTGATGATGAGGACTCTTGA